In a single window of the Aridibaculum aurantiacum genome:
- a CDS encoding penicillin acylase family protein, with the protein MRFVAFLVSLFSTIGLIYILNIQLHLAGTTVPPLGKFLSPQHGFWQNAESRFTEPNGELKLAGLQGKVDVYFDERLVPHVYADNERDAYFVQGYLHAKYRLWQMDFQTYAAGGRLSEIMGEKVGETDFLALDRFFRRLGMVYGAEQSLKEMEANAITKLETDAYTAGVNSYIQSLQPHQLPLEYKLLNYAPEPWTNMKTALFLKYMSYDLAGSEWDFEMSNAKQLFSAEDFELLYPAFQDFLDPMVPKGTVFQKAGLALTKPASADSLYFGRKAQLESTLVKPDKDNGSNNWAVAGSKTQSGRPILCNDPHLGLNLPSLWYEMQLTTPTFSSYGATFPGSPAIIIGFNDSSAWGFTNAMRDVRDYYEIQFRDSSMQEYMYNGSWHKSTFRTEVIKVKGKPDVVERIAMTVFGPVMYDHKYENKLGDKKYYAVKWKAHEGSNELLTFTMLNRAHNYDDYKQAISTYQTPGQNMLFATKTGDIAITQQGAFPAKWFRQGDFPMPGTDSSYLWEGDIPANENPMMLNPPRGFVSSANQLPVDNTYPYYLGGSYPVYRGVIINRLLNQMNNITPNDMMQLQTNNYNVFAEMARPVLVKYMDAGKLADDEKELYENFVGWNLYNDPTSEGATIFKVWWDSLEAEVWGDEFAQTKLPLRWPDEGTLLEAITRDSSFKFIDDIRTPTVETINEKVLTAFKSAAKELKIASAKNNLAWAKYKDTGVRHLLRTSALGRLHLPIGGGEHIINATKRYHGPSWRMVVHLTDEIEAYGVYPGGQSGNPGSKYYDTFINNWADGKFYKLLFIKQSQAANHPAIKWKITFTP; encoded by the coding sequence ATGCGTTTTGTTGCTTTCCTGGTTTCTTTGTTTTCCACTATTGGTTTGATATATATTCTCAACATACAACTGCATCTGGCAGGCACCACTGTACCTCCTTTAGGTAAATTTTTAAGTCCGCAACACGGGTTTTGGCAAAATGCTGAAAGTAGGTTTACAGAACCGAATGGTGAATTGAAGCTTGCAGGTTTGCAAGGTAAAGTAGATGTATATTTTGATGAGCGACTTGTGCCGCACGTTTATGCTGACAATGAGCGTGATGCATACTTCGTGCAAGGTTATTTGCATGCTAAGTATAGGCTTTGGCAAATGGATTTTCAAACATATGCTGCTGGTGGCCGGCTTAGTGAAATAATGGGTGAGAAAGTGGGTGAGACAGATTTCCTGGCACTTGATAGGTTTTTCAGAAGGTTAGGAATGGTGTATGGTGCCGAGCAATCTCTTAAGGAAATGGAAGCCAATGCTATTACCAAACTTGAAACAGATGCATACACAGCAGGAGTGAATTCCTACATACAATCACTGCAGCCACATCAATTACCGCTAGAGTATAAACTGCTGAATTATGCTCCCGAGCCGTGGACAAATATGAAAACGGCATTGTTTCTAAAATATATGTCCTATGATCTTGCAGGTTCGGAGTGGGATTTTGAAATGAGTAATGCAAAGCAGCTTTTTTCTGCTGAAGATTTTGAATTGTTATACCCCGCCTTCCAGGATTTTTTAGATCCCATGGTGCCAAAGGGAACCGTTTTTCAAAAAGCAGGACTGGCATTGACAAAACCCGCCAGCGCCGATTCTCTATACTTTGGAAGGAAGGCACAATTGGAATCCACACTAGTAAAACCTGACAAAGACAACGGTAGTAACAATTGGGCAGTAGCAGGAAGTAAAACCCAAAGTGGACGACCCATATTATGCAATGACCCGCACCTGGGATTAAACCTGCCTTCGCTGTGGTACGAAATGCAATTAACTACTCCTACATTCAGTAGTTACGGCGCTACATTTCCAGGTTCACCTGCTATAATAATTGGCTTTAATGATAGCAGTGCGTGGGGCTTTACCAATGCCATGCGCGATGTTCGGGATTACTACGAGATACAATTCAGGGACAGCAGCATGCAGGAGTACATGTACAATGGAAGCTGGCACAAATCCACCTTTAGAACTGAAGTAATTAAAGTCAAGGGCAAACCAGATGTTGTAGAAAGGATAGCTATGACCGTTTTTGGTCCAGTGATGTACGATCACAAATACGAGAATAAGTTAGGAGACAAAAAGTATTACGCGGTAAAATGGAAGGCACACGAGGGAAGCAATGAACTGTTGACATTTACCATGCTTAACCGTGCCCATAATTACGATGATTATAAGCAGGCAATCAGCACCTACCAGACACCCGGACAAAATATGTTGTTCGCAACAAAGACCGGTGATATAGCTATAACCCAGCAAGGCGCATTTCCAGCAAAGTGGTTCAGGCAAGGTGATTTCCCAATGCCTGGAACAGACTCTTCTTATCTATGGGAAGGAGATATACCTGCTAATGAAAACCCTATGATGCTTAATCCGCCACGTGGATTTGTGAGCAGTGCCAACCAGCTTCCTGTCGATAATACTTACCCATACTACCTGGGTGGCTCTTACCCCGTGTACCGCGGCGTTATCATAAACCGGCTGTTGAACCAAATGAACAATATCACACCCAATGACATGATGCAATTGCAAACCAACAACTACAATGTGTTTGCTGAAATGGCCCGGCCGGTGTTGGTGAAATACATGGATGCAGGAAAGCTGGCGGATGATGAAAAAGAGCTTTATGAAAATTTTGTGGGATGGAACCTATATAACGATCCCACTTCTGAAGGTGCTACCATATTTAAAGTTTGGTGGGATAGCCTGGAAGCAGAAGTTTGGGGCGATGAATTTGCTCAAACGAAACTTCCGTTACGCTGGCCTGATGAAGGAACTTTATTAGAAGCAATCACCAGGGATAGTTCGTTTAAGTTCATTGATGACATAAGAACACCTACGGTAGAAACAATCAATGAAAAGGTTCTAACAGCTTTTAAGAGTGCAGCAAAGGAATTGAAAATTGCATCAGCTAAGAACAACCTGGCGTGGGCAAAATATAAAGACACAGGCGTGCGGCATCTGTTACGTACATCCGCATTAGGAAGACTTCACCTTCCTATTGGTGGAGGTGAACATATCATCAACGCTACCAAAAGATATCATGGCCCGAGTTGGCGCATGGTAGTTCACCTGACGGACGAAATAGAAGCTTATGGTGTTTACCCCGGTGGCCAGAGTGGTAACCCCGGCAGCAAGTATTATGATACTTTCATTAATAATTGGGCAGACGGTAAATTCTACAAGCTTCTGTTTATAAAACAATCACAAGCTGCTAATCATCCCGCTATTAAGTGGAAAATTACTTTCACCCCTTAA
- a CDS encoding DUF5686 and carboxypeptidase regulatory-like domain-containing protein, producing the protein MRTLIFLHFFILPIFSFAGKISGKITDQNNQPLSFSSILVKGTLKGTSANVKGEYSIMLDPGTYTLVAQHVGYRSLEKTVTVTNSDQQVDFALPEQQYDLGNVVVKQGEDPAYEIIRNTIKKKPDYENEIKKYQAEVYAKGQLKVRDHPNKFMGQKVDFEDGDTSKKKVLFLSETVAKLSVDGNKQKIEVLSTKVSGNSDAFGFSGPQVFSFYQDNIMLGNLNPRGFISPIAIGALNFYNYKLEGTFFENNQMINRIRVAPKRKYEPLFNGYINIIENEWRVHSVQLILYKENQMQFVDTLRIEQLYVPAGNVWTIKQQTIYPAIKMFGFDMHGYFLQVYDDFNLNPVFAKGFFDNTILKYNDSSNKKPASYWDTARPVPLLEEEVKDYQKKDSLEVARQDPKYLDSLDRKRNQPNVMGLITTGQTFGKEKQLLTVSVDALLDIVNYNTMEGAVINFAPQIVKRFSKTGRKRLAIIPSIRYGFSNQRFNSHLTTAYTFGKKYSSTVSLSGGRRVYQFDNNNPILPRTNTISTLYYERNYLKLYEAAYMRAAYSAGIGEGFTIGANVQFQDRSQMVNTTDYKWRDLEDRFFTPNLPLPRHQALQATFSVTWQPGARYIEMPDRKINIGSRYPTLSFAYTHGIKGLAGSDVDFSRWQFVVNDDINLKLLGRLSYRATAGGFIHSKSAYLPDYQHYLANQYNAASRYLQSFQLMPFYTFSNTQRLSTTAHIEYHLNGLLTNKIPGFKKLNWFLVTGSNLLYLNNGTYYTEAFVGVENILKVFRIDYVRSFTNHASGNNSGIRFSVPVILRGEEH; encoded by the coding sequence ATGAGAACCCTAATCTTCCTTCATTTTTTCATTCTTCCCATTTTTTCTTTTGCAGGAAAAATATCCGGTAAAATAACTGATCAAAACAATCAGCCTCTATCTTTTTCCTCTATCCTGGTAAAGGGAACATTGAAAGGCACTTCAGCAAATGTAAAAGGAGAATATTCTATCATGCTCGATCCGGGTACTTATACGCTGGTTGCTCAACATGTTGGATATCGTAGTTTGGAAAAGACAGTAACCGTGACAAATAGTGATCAGCAAGTGGATTTTGCACTACCTGAGCAGCAGTACGATCTTGGAAATGTAGTTGTAAAACAAGGTGAGGACCCTGCTTATGAGATCATCAGAAACACAATAAAAAAGAAGCCGGATTACGAGAATGAAATAAAGAAATACCAGGCTGAAGTGTACGCCAAAGGCCAGCTTAAAGTCCGTGATCATCCTAATAAATTCATGGGACAAAAAGTTGATTTTGAAGATGGTGACACCAGCAAAAAGAAAGTGCTCTTTTTGAGCGAAACAGTAGCTAAACTTTCTGTTGATGGAAACAAACAAAAGATTGAGGTATTGTCTACTAAAGTAAGTGGAAACAGCGACGCCTTTGGTTTTAGTGGCCCGCAGGTATTTTCATTTTACCAGGATAATATTATGCTCGGAAATTTAAATCCTCGTGGTTTTATTTCGCCTATAGCTATCGGTGCTCTTAATTTTTATAATTATAAACTAGAAGGTACCTTCTTTGAAAACAACCAAATGATCAACCGCATACGCGTAGCACCAAAGCGAAAGTATGAGCCTTTGTTCAATGGTTATATCAACATTATAGAAAATGAATGGCGGGTACATAGTGTGCAACTGATTCTGTATAAAGAGAACCAGATGCAGTTTGTTGATACGCTCCGTATCGAACAACTATATGTGCCGGCAGGAAATGTATGGACCATCAAACAACAAACAATTTACCCTGCTATAAAAATGTTTGGTTTTGATATGCATGGGTATTTTCTGCAGGTCTACGATGACTTCAATTTAAATCCTGTTTTTGCAAAAGGTTTTTTTGATAACACTATCCTGAAGTACAACGACAGCTCCAACAAAAAGCCTGCTTCCTATTGGGATACGGCCAGGCCGGTTCCGCTGCTGGAGGAGGAGGTAAAGGACTACCAGAAAAAGGATAGCCTGGAGGTAGCGCGGCAGGATCCTAAGTACCTGGATTCGCTTGACAGGAAACGTAACCAGCCAAACGTAATGGGACTTATTACAACCGGCCAAACATTCGGTAAAGAAAAGCAGTTGCTTACTGTGTCAGTTGATGCACTGCTTGATATTGTGAATTACAATACCATGGAAGGAGCTGTGATAAATTTCGCTCCACAAATAGTTAAGCGATTTTCTAAAACGGGAAGAAAACGACTAGCTATCATTCCTTCAATACGATATGGATTTAGTAACCAGCGGTTCAATTCCCACTTAACTACAGCATATACTTTTGGTAAGAAATATTCTTCCACAGTATCACTATCAGGCGGTAGGCGTGTTTACCAGTTTGACAACAATAATCCAATTCTGCCGAGAACCAACACGATCAGCACACTGTACTACGAACGTAATTATTTAAAGTTATATGAAGCCGCCTATATGCGTGCTGCATATTCAGCTGGAATAGGAGAGGGTTTTACCATTGGTGCTAATGTGCAATTCCAGGACAGGTCGCAGATGGTAAACACCACTGATTATAAATGGCGCGACCTTGAAGACCGCTTCTTTACCCCTAACCTGCCATTGCCAAGACACCAGGCTTTGCAGGCTACTTTTAGTGTAACCTGGCAACCAGGCGCCCGATATATAGAAATGCCTGACAGGAAGATCAATATTGGTTCCAGGTATCCAACATTGTCTTTTGCTTATACCCATGGTATAAAAGGCCTTGCCGGTAGTGATGTAGATTTTTCGCGCTGGCAGTTTGTAGTGAACGACGATATAAACCTGAAGCTTTTGGGACGGCTTAGTTACAGGGCAACAGCAGGTGGTTTCATCCACTCCAAAAGTGCCTATTTACCCGACTACCAGCACTATTTAGCTAACCAATACAATGCTGCTTCTCGCTACTTGCAAAGCTTCCAATTGATGCCGTTCTATACGTTTAGCAATACGCAACGCCTATCTACCACAGCGCATATTGAATACCACCTGAATGGTTTACTTACAAATAAGATCCCGGGCTTTAAGAAGCTGAATTGGTTTTTGGTTACAGGTAGCAACCTATTGTACCTTAACAATGGCACTTATTACACTGAAGCCTTTGTTGGTGTCGAGAATATTCTGAAGGTTTTCAGGATTGATTATGTTCGATCCTTCACCAATCATGCTTCTGGTAATAATTCTGGTATTCGTTTCTCTGTGCCTGTTATACTTCGTGGAGAGGAGCATTAA
- a CDS encoding rhodanese-related sulfurtransferase yields the protein MALLHNRVSQKELKERLYQETQPRTTISFYQYHPIANPQEFRDQLYKGMNALKVFGRIYVAKEGINAQVSVPSSNFEALKAFLYSFSFLDGIRLNIAVDDDGKSFWVLKIKVREKIVADGIDDPNFSMERKGKYVNAEQMNQLLEDPDTIVVDMRNHYEFEVGHFTKALEVPSDTFREQLPMAVDMLQDKKDKNIIMYCTGGIRCEKASAYMLHHGFDHVFHLEGGIINYAKQVKEHGIQSKFIGKNFVFDDRLGERITEDVIAKCHQCGTPADTHTNCKNDACHLLFIQCEACAAKYDGCCTPECQHVYNLPEEEQKKLREGKQNGIMVFNKSRMRLRPTIEEMKQMRFSLDKASIKTED from the coding sequence ATGGCATTACTACACAACCGTGTTTCTCAAAAGGAACTTAAAGAGAGGCTGTACCAGGAAACCCAGCCCCGCACAACTATCAGCTTTTACCAGTATCATCCTATTGCTAACCCGCAAGAGTTTAGAGATCAATTGTACAAAGGCATGAATGCCCTGAAGGTATTCGGGCGTATTTATGTGGCGAAAGAAGGGATCAATGCACAGGTAAGTGTTCCTTCTTCCAATTTTGAAGCCCTGAAAGCATTTCTATATTCATTCAGTTTTTTAGATGGAATTCGATTGAACATTGCCGTAGACGATGATGGTAAATCATTTTGGGTTTTGAAGATCAAGGTGCGTGAAAAGATAGTGGCAGATGGTATTGATGATCCTAATTTCTCGATGGAGAGAAAGGGTAAGTATGTGAATGCTGAGCAGATGAATCAACTGCTGGAAGATCCGGATACTATTGTTGTAGATATGCGCAATCATTACGAGTTTGAAGTGGGACATTTTACCAAAGCGCTTGAAGTTCCTTCTGATACTTTTCGTGAACAACTGCCAATGGCAGTAGATATGCTACAGGACAAAAAAGACAAGAACATTATTATGTACTGTACTGGTGGCATTCGCTGCGAAAAAGCAAGTGCTTATATGCTGCATCATGGTTTCGATCATGTATTTCACCTGGAAGGTGGAATAATCAATTATGCTAAGCAGGTAAAGGAACATGGTATCCAAAGCAAATTCATTGGAAAGAACTTTGTGTTTGACGATAGACTGGGAGAGCGTATAACAGAGGATGTGATTGCTAAATGTCATCAATGTGGAACGCCTGCCGATACACATACTAATTGTAAAAACGATGCGTGCCATTTATTATTCATCCAGTGTGAAGCTTGCGCAGCTAAATATGATGGCTGTTGTACGCCTGAATGTCAACATGTATACAACCTGCCGGAAGAGGAGCAAAAGAAACTGCGGGAAGGAAAACAAAATGGAATAATGGTTTTCAATAAATCAAGAATGCGTCTTCGTCCAACCATTGAAGAAATGAAACAGATGCGGTTTAGCCTAGATAAAGCCAGTATTAAAACTGAAGATTGA